From Medicago truncatula cultivar Jemalong A17 chromosome 7, MtrunA17r5.0-ANR, whole genome shotgun sequence, a single genomic window includes:
- the LOC11437332 gene encoding probably inactive leucine-rich repeat receptor-like protein kinase At5g06940, with protein MATTTFCIFLFLLSITFQIFNLTSSSLEVDTLLSFKSTIQDSKKALSTWSNTSSNHFCNWTGISCSSTTPSDSLSVTSVNLQSLNLSGDISSSICDLPSLSYLNLANNIFNQPIPLHLSQCSSLKSLNLSNNLIWGTIPSQISQFVSLSVLDLSRNHIEGNIPDSLGSLKNLEVLNMGSNLLSGDVPNVFGNLTKLEVLDLSMNPYLVSEIPEDVGELGNLKQLLLQGSSFQGEVPESLKGLISLTHLDLSENNLTGEVSKTLVSSLMNLVSFDVSQNKLLGSFPNGLCKGKGLINLSLHTNRFTGLIPNSTSECKSLERFQVQNNGFSGDFPIVLFSLPKIKLIRGENNRFTGKIPESISEAVQLEQVQLDNNLLDGKIPSGLGFVKSLYRFSASLNHFYGELPPNFCDSPVMSIVNLSHNSLSGSIPQLKKCKKLVSLSLADNSLTGEIPNSLAELPVLTYLDLSDNNLTGSIPQSLQNLKLALFNVSFNQLSGKVPYYLISGLPASFLEGNIGLCGPGLPNSCSDDGKPIHHTASGLITLTCALISLAFVAGTVLVASGCILYRRSCKGDEDAVWRSVFFYPLRITEHDLVIGMNEKSSIGNGDFGNVYVVSLPSGDLVSVKKLVKFGNQSSKSLKVEVKTLAKIRHKNVAKILGFCHSDESVFLIYEYLHGGSLGDLICSQNFQLHWGIRLKIAIGVAQGLAYLHKDYVPHLVHRNLKSKNILLDVNFEPKLTHFALDKIVGEAAFQSTLDSEAASSCYIAPEYGYNKKASEQLDVYSFGVVLLELVCGRQADQKDSSDSSLDIVKWVRRKVNITNGVQQVLDTRTSNTCHQQMIGALDIALRCTSVVPEKRPSMLEVVRGLQFLESRTCVANLQGANDEPSIPV; from the exons ATGGCCACTACTACATTCTGTATATTCCTATTCCTTCTTTCTATAACCTTCCAAATCTTCAACCTCACTTCATCTTCATTAGAAGTTGATACCCTTCTTTCCTTCAAATCCACCATTCAAGACTCTAAAAAAGCTTTATCAACTTGGTCAAACACTTCATCAAACCATTTCTGTAACTGGACTGGTATCTCTTGTTCTTCCACTACACCTTCTGATTCACTCTCAGTTACTTCTGTTAATCTTCAAAGCTTAAACCTATCTGGTGATATATCATCTTCTATATGTGACCTTCCTAGTCTTTCTTATCTCAACCTTGCTAATAACATCTTTAACCAACCTATTCCACTTCATCTTTCTCAATGTAGTTCATTAAAAAGTTTGAATCTAAGTAATAATCTTATTTGGGGTACTATCCCTTCTCAGATTTCTCAGTTTGTTTCTTTGTCAGTGCTTGATTTGAGTAGAAACCATATAGAAGGAAATATTCCAGATAGTTTAGGTTCATTGAAGAATCTTGAAGTGCTTAACATGGGAAGTAACTTGCTTTCTGGTGATGTACCTAACGTTTTTGGTAACTTGACTAAGCTAGAAGTTCTTGATTTGTCTATGAATCCTTACTTGGTGAGTGAGATTCCAGAAGATGTTGGTGAACTTGGAAATCTAAAGCAACTTTTGTTGCAGGGTTCTTCTTTTCAAGGTGAAGTTCCTGAGTCTTTGAAGGGTTTGATTAGTTTAACTCATTTAGATCTCTCTGAAAATAATCTAACTGGTGAAGTTTCAAAGACTCTTGTAAGTTCTCTCATGAACTTGGTTTCTTTTGATGTTTCACAAAACAAGCTTTTAGGTTCATTTCCAAATGGTTTATGTAAAGGAAAAGGGCTTATAAATCTAAGTCTTCATACAAATAGATTCACTGGTTTAATACCTAACTCAACTAGTGAATGTAAGAGTCTTGAGAGATTCCAAGTTCAGAACAATGGTTTCTCTGGTGATTTCCCTATTGTGTTATTTTCACTTCCTAAAATTAAGCTCATTAGAGGTGAAAACAATAGATTCACAGGAAAAATACCTGAGTCAATCTCAGAAGCTGTACAATTAGAGCAAGTTCAGCTTGATAATAACCTTCTTGATGGTAAAATTCCTTCAGGTCTTGGTTTTGTGAAAAGCTTATACAGATTTTCTGCTTCTCTAAATCATTTCTATGGTGAACTTCCACCTAATTTTTGTGACTCACCAGTTATGAGTATAGTGAATCTCTCACACAATTCTCTTTCTGGTTCTATCCCTCAGctgaaaaaatgtaaaaaactaGTTTCACTTTCTTTAGCAGATAACAGTTTAACAGGAGAAATTCCTAATTCTCTAGCTGAACTACCTGTGCTCACTTACCTTGATCTTTCTGATAACAATCTCACTGGTTCAATCCCACAAAGTCTTCAAAACTTGAAACTTGCTCTTTTCAATGTGTCATTCAATCAGTTATCAGGTAAAGTACCATACTATTTGATTTCTGGTCTTCCTGCATCCTTTTTGGAAGGAAATATTGGTCTTTGTGGCCCTGGATTGCCGAATTCATGTTCTGATGATGGAAAGCCAATACACCATACTGCTTCTGGTTTAATAACCTTAACCTGTGCTTTGATCTCTCTAGCATTTGTTGCTGGAACTGTTCTTGTTGCCAGTGGATGTATATTGTATAGGAGATCTTGCAAAGGGGATGAAGATGCGGTTTGGCGTTCGGTGTTTTTCTATCCACTTAGAATTACTGAGCATGATCTTGTTATAGGGATGAATGAGAAAAGCTCAATAGGAAATGGAGATTTTGGTAATGTTTATGTTGTGAGTTTACCTAGTGGTGATTTAGTATCTGTGAAGAAGTTGGTTAAATTTGGAAACCAGTCTTCAAAGAGTTTGAAAGTTGAGGTCAAAACATTGGCTAAAATTAGGCATAAGAATGTTGCCAAGATTCTTGGGTTCTGTCATTCTGATGAGTCAGTTTTTCTCATCTACGAGTACTTGCATGGTGGAAGCTTAGGGGATTTGATTTGTAGTCAAAACTTTCAGTTGCATTGGGGAATTAGATTAAAGATTGCTATTGGAGTTGCTCAAGGACTTGCATATCTTCACAAGGACTATGTACCACACTTGGTTCATAGAAATCTCAAGTCAAAGAACATTCTGTTGGATGTTAACTTTGAGCCAAAATTGACTCATTTTGCTCTTGATAAGATTGTTGGAGAAGCTGCATTTCAATCTACTTTGGATTCTGAAGCTGCATCTTCTTGTTACATTGCTCCAG AATATGGTTACAATAAGAAAGCAAGTGAGCAATTAGATGTATACAGCTTTGGTGTTGTATTGCTGGAGCTAGTTTGTGGAAGACAAGCAGATCAAAAAGATTCAAGTGACTCCTCACTTGACATAGTGAAATGGGTTAGAAGAAAAGTGAACATTACTAATGGGGTGCAACAAGTTCTTGATACTAGAACATCAAATACTTGTCACCAACAAATGATTGGTGCTTTAGATATTGCACTACGTTGCACTTCTGTGGTACCTGAGAAAAGGCCATCAATGTTAGAAGTTGTTAGAGGTCTTCAGTTCCTTGAGTCAAGGACTTGTGTAGCAAATTTGCAGGGTGCAAATGATGAACCCTCCATTCCAGtttga